CCTGCACGCCGCGGACGAAGGCGGCGCCGTCGGTGTACTGCCGCATCTTCGCGTCCATGCCGAGCAGGCGGCGGACCACCCGGTCGAGGCCGGGACGGCCCCCGCGCCGTGCCTGGAAGCGGGCCCGCACCGTCTCGACGCCGGGGACGACGTCGGGGCCGACGTCGTCCATGACGACGTCGGCGTGCCCCTCGAGCAGCGCCATGACCGCCGTGACCTGGGCGACCACCCGCTGCTGCTCCGGCGTCGCGAGGAGGCCGACGAGGCCGTCGCCGCCCTCGCCGACGGCCGTCGGCAGGCGGGCGGCCGCGGTGCGTAGGCGGGCCAGCAGGGCGCCGGGCTCGCCGACGACGTCGCCGACGAGGCCCTCGGTCCGCGAGCGCAGGTGGCCCGCGAGCCAGGGGGCGGCCGCGAACTGCACGCGGTGCGTCTCCTCGTGCAGGCACACCCACAGCCGGAAGTCGCGGGGGCGCAGCTGCAGCTCGCGCTCGACCGCGACGACGTTGGGCGCCACGAGCAGCAGCCGCCCCGCCTCGTCCGGCCGGTCGGCGGGCGGCGGGCCGAAGGGGTCGTACTGGCCGAGCACGCGCGGGGCGAGCCAGGCGAGCAGCGCCCCGACCTCCGCCCCGGTGGCCCGCCGGCCGACCGCCGCGGCGACGGCGTCGGCGGGGCCGTCCTTCCTGGTGCTG
This sequence is a window from Pseudokineococcus lusitanus. Protein-coding genes within it:
- a CDS encoding zinc-dependent metalloprotease; this translates as MPPSTPRTDVPTDHPGDGTPPDGPLVDRLVDWDLAVRVAGRLVPPGPQVSAREAERAVASLGRLAGRATEHVALTTGLEVPAGEPAVVVDRPGWVRANVAAFRSLLEVPVQRSAEQRTARRAAEGRSTRKDGPADAVAAAVGRRATGAEVGALLAWLAPRVLGQYDPFGPPPADRPDEAGRLLLVAPNVVAVERELQLRPRDFRLWVCLHEETHRVQFAAAPWLAGHLRSRTEGLVGDVVGEPGALLARLRTAAARLPTAVGEGGDGLVGLLATPEQQRVVAQVTAVMALLEGHADVVMDDVGPDVVPGVETVRARFQARRGGRPGLDRVVRRLLGMDAKMRQYTDGAAFVRGVQERVGTEGLNAVWTGPELLPTPDEVADPDAWVRRVHG